Proteins co-encoded in one Garra rufa chromosome 21, GarRuf1.0, whole genome shotgun sequence genomic window:
- the LOC141296308 gene encoding consortin-like produces MEDQSTSEAQQEVIQPEDCNSNAPQSQQSEQQHDPSPSSATPSSSSSAVTDSSSSPASEDAGAEEDSVSVAASHRDAAPESPMDAAQPGHMEAQKPQTDTDNPRVTVMEGTGDTVDTGQDVPHTKQEDTAEVEVALKLEEGGGDQIPLEQEAPEKTPELELEENGNGVESLDFMNVSMLDDMAKRIQVEEITPAAGLVSILKRRVSLEGANSSVPAAPKPVSKRKVRFREPDEGLDHDEVGGDSWLLLLLLCLATVVISVGGTALYCTFGDAQSSVCTDFSHNMDFYIGRVQRGMDELKHWLSPSS; encoded by the exons ATGGAGGATCAGAGCACATCTGAGGCACAACAGGAAGTCATCCAGCCTGAAGACTGTAACAGCAATGCCCCACAATCCCAACAGAGCGAACAGCAGCATGACCCCTCCCCCTCCTCGGCCacaccctcctcctcctcctcagcaGTGACAGACAGCTCCTCCTCTCCAGCCAGTGAAGATGCAGGGGCAGAAGAGGACAGCGTAAGCGTGGCAGCTTCCCACAGGGATGCCGCACCAGAGTCGCCAATGGACGCTGCTCAACCAGGCCACATGGAGGCCCAGAAGCCTCAAACAGACACTGACAACCCCAGAGTGACAGTGATGGAGGGAACGGGGGACACTGTGGATACAGGGCAGGACGTCCCACACACTAAGCAGGAAGATACAGCGGAGGTAGAGGTGGCTTTGAAGCTGGAGGAAGGAGGAGGAGATCAGATACCTCTGGAGCAGGAAGCTCCTGAGAAAACACCAGAGCTGGAGCTGGAAGAGAACGGGAACGGGGTGGAGTCGCTGGATTTTATGAATGTGTCCATGCTGGATGACATGGCCAAACGCATACAGGTGGAAGAG ATCACTCCAGCTGCTGGTCTTGTGTCTATCTTGAAGAGAAGAGTCTCCCTGGAAGGAGCCAACAGCTCTGTCCCTGCCGCTCCTAAACCCGTCTCTAAACGGAAAGTCCGTTTCCGAGAGCCTGACGAGGGCCTGGACCACG ATGAGGTGGGCGGAGACTCGTGGTTGCTCCTCCTCTTGTTGTGCTTGGCTACCGTGGTGATCAGTGTGGGCGGGACTGCGCTCTACTGCACGTTCGGAGACGCCCAATCCAGTGTGTGCACGGACTTTTCCCACAACATGGACTTCTACATCGGACGGGTGCAGAGGGGCATGGATGAGCTCAAACACTGGTTGTCCCCGAGTTCATAG